Proteins found in one Opitutaceae bacterium genomic segment:
- a CDS encoding tRNA-dihydrouridine synthase family protein: MKTSDPSPPAAPERLRSLGEEAFAALKERRALALAPMQDVTDLPFMQVTSRRGAPDLYYTEFLRVHSQSRPEKHILQAIDQHGTGKPVFAQMIGEDVFHLERTVADLLKHPVAAIDLNLGCPAPKVYKKNVGGGLLRDPARVDEILGALRATVPGLFTVKMRIGFEDTRHFDTLLDLINTHRVDLLVVHGRTVREMYRSEVHYDAIAHAASRVRCPVLANGNVTSAAKAREVISQTGAAGVMIGRHAIRNPWIFAQCRDLLAGREPKAATLAEVREYIHDLFVSTRSEGIPEIAHVNKMKKYLNFVGQSVDPEGRFLHDMRRTRTAAELFAVCDEHLMREPGKPFPLEPFAGVIARPNCETPDADACSLDTVTG; the protein is encoded by the coding sequence ATGAAAACAAGTGACCCCTCGCCACCCGCGGCGCCGGAGCGCCTGCGGAGCCTGGGCGAGGAGGCGTTTGCGGCGTTGAAAGAGCGCCGGGCGCTCGCACTTGCGCCGATGCAGGACGTCACCGACCTGCCCTTCATGCAGGTGACCTCGCGCCGGGGCGCGCCCGACCTGTACTACACCGAGTTTCTCCGCGTCCACTCCCAGTCGCGCCCCGAGAAGCACATCCTGCAGGCGATCGACCAGCACGGAACAGGCAAACCGGTGTTTGCGCAGATGATTGGCGAGGACGTGTTCCACCTCGAGCGCACCGTCGCCGACCTGCTGAAGCACCCGGTGGCGGCGATCGATCTCAATCTCGGCTGCCCCGCACCCAAGGTATACAAGAAAAACGTCGGAGGCGGCCTCCTGCGCGATCCCGCGCGCGTAGACGAGATCCTGGGCGCCCTGCGCGCGACTGTTCCGGGCCTGTTCACGGTAAAGATGCGTATTGGATTCGAGGATACACGGCATTTTGACACGCTGCTCGACCTCATCAATACGCACCGGGTCGACCTCCTGGTGGTGCACGGGCGCACGGTTCGCGAGATGTACCGCAGCGAGGTGCACTATGATGCCATCGCCCACGCCGCCAGCCGGGTGCGCTGCCCGGTGCTTGCGAACGGCAACGTCACGTCCGCGGCCAAGGCGAGGGAGGTCATTTCGCAGACAGGCGCCGCCGGCGTGATGATCGGTCGCCACGCGATCCGCAATCCCTGGATCTTCGCCCAATGCCGGGACCTGCTTGCCGGACGCGAGCCGAAGGCCGCCACTTTGGCGGAGGTTCGCGAATACATCCACGACCTGTTTGTCTCCACGCGTTCGGAGGGCATCCCCGAGATTGCGCACGTCAACAAGATGAAGAAGTACCTCAACTTCGTGGGGCAGAGCGTGGATCCGGAGGGACGCTTCCTTCACGACATGCGAAGGACCCGCACGGCGGCGGAGCTCTTCGCGGTGTGCGACGAACACCTCATGCGCGAGCCCGGGAAGCCCTTCCCGCTGGAACCCTTCGCGGGCGTGATTGCCCGGCCAAACTGCGAGACGCCCGACGCCGACGCGTGCTCGCTCGATACGGTCACAGGCTAG
- a CDS encoding RsmB/NOP family class I SAM-dependent RNA methyltransferase, producing the protein MTDHPARVDSRARVFAGILAELRRHWAADRALPDRLRRLLADRRFGSRDRRQYREWAYVALRHGLWLGPLFDQDPVAALAALRQLAGEKGEPDALPVPAQAVMHFLHNPPAPDAPPSRRVLDALLPAWFQVESPGACRSRELAVLHERAPVWVRARRSLEVVKDALASEGISATAGQVVPGSLRVALEQDVAGTRALAEGLFEIQDAGSQRILFDAVPFAGRWLDACAGAGGKTLQLADLLGDAGTVEAWEPRSSARSELQLRLARARLNHVRVLGSRPEGLGGYDGVLVDAPCSGSGTWRRSPHLKLCTTEADVRGAAATQFEILSEYATHVRKGGRLLYATCSLCQGENEEVVSRFLGVHPDFHLERQRTYWPSEHDGDGFFAAHLKRA; encoded by the coding sequence ATGACGGATCACCCCGCACGCGTTGACTCCCGGGCCCGGGTCTTCGCGGGTATCCTCGCTGAGCTCAGGCGCCATTGGGCGGCCGATCGCGCCCTTCCGGACCGGCTGCGACGGCTGCTGGCCGATCGGAGGTTCGGCTCCCGCGACCGGCGCCAATACCGCGAATGGGCCTATGTCGCCCTGCGCCATGGACTCTGGCTGGGGCCGCTCTTCGACCAGGATCCCGTGGCGGCGCTGGCGGCACTCCGCCAACTGGCAGGGGAAAAGGGCGAGCCCGACGCGCTCCCTGTCCCGGCGCAAGCCGTTATGCACTTTTTGCATAACCCACCCGCACCGGACGCCCCCCCGTCCCGCCGGGTTTTGGATGCGCTCCTCCCGGCCTGGTTTCAGGTGGAGTCGCCGGGCGCGTGCAGGTCGCGCGAGTTGGCGGTGCTCCATGAACGCGCTCCGGTCTGGGTCAGGGCTCGGCGATCGTTGGAGGTCGTGAAGGACGCATTGGCAAGCGAAGGCATTTCCGCGACGGCGGGTCAGGTCGTGCCGGGCTCGCTTCGAGTCGCTTTGGAGCAGGATGTCGCCGGCACCCGCGCACTCGCCGAAGGCCTTTTTGAGATTCAGGATGCCGGCTCCCAGCGCATTTTGTTTGACGCGGTTCCGTTTGCGGGGCGCTGGCTCGACGCGTGTGCCGGAGCTGGAGGGAAGACCCTGCAGTTGGCCGATCTTCTCGGCGATGCAGGCACGGTGGAGGCGTGGGAACCGAGGTCCTCCGCCCGCTCTGAATTGCAGCTGCGCCTGGCACGTGCCCGACTCAACCACGTACGCGTGCTCGGATCCCGCCCCGAGGGTCTGGGCGGCTACGACGGGGTGCTGGTCGACGCTCCCTGCTCGGGTTCAGGCACTTGGAGGCGTTCACCCCACCTCAAGCTTTGCACCACCGAGGCGGATGTCCGCGGGGCCGCCGCGACCCAGTTTGAGATCCTCTCGGAGTACGCCACCCATGTGCGCAAAGGGGGTCGCCTCCTGTACGCCACCTGCTCGCTTTGCCAGGGCGAGAATGAGGAGGTGGTGAGCCGGTTTCTCGGGGTGCACCCGGACTTTCATCTCGAGCGCCAGCGCACCTACTGGCCGTCGGAGCATGACGGCGATGGATTTTTCGCGGCCCACCTGAAACGCGCCTGA
- the lptD gene encoding LPS assembly protein LptD, whose amino-acid sequence MPRILALALAASTPFGALAAAPTAPDFHADRLDYNVSSGEAIGSGNAMLNYDGALLTANEIRYNAKTQVATAVGRVTLTRGPQRMIADRVEYNIADKSFRVEKVKLGEFPIYLSADEVTGDQNKIEARVAVVSYHEPHLRGPTLRADRLTYVPNKSIAAERARVGIGDIRFLPVRQFEQDIQTPLLSYASGTAGYRNSLGAYAELGLHAPVWPGWAVGGDLGFYSKRGILAGPSGRYKLRSDAGQAEGRFRTGYINDTGSRFLNTLGSRIDNRRSFAAWEHNQSVGEELQVFANLNYWSDSEITRDFRPSEFYPIQQPDSFIEADYRVGNGIWSLFARPQPNRFFRVQQRVPELRFDYLPAPLPHGLYHRGSASIARLHQSAFQDEPERHSTRFDAYYGLDRPFTPRPWFTFNPVAGARVTHYTDLQGAAVKRSDYTRTLGEIGFDAELRASGISRYRNEAWHIEGVRHLITPRLSYRYIPEADRGQQYLPSIDDEVFLTYLAPLGLGDTRTLDRMHATNTVRLGLDNVWQTRDKDYGSRNLLALNLAADLHLDRLGRERDYSDIHAELALTPAPWLAFSLYQRFDPEASSLRELNTGVTVHDGNKWRVRISSHYLQGQIEEYVAEGDYRLNEVWRVGTRLHYDARLDRFVEENFGLSQNIGNLWFVRYGVSVYNGSKRESRVGFTLSVELASF is encoded by the coding sequence GTGCCTCGAATCCTTGCCCTCGCCCTTGCAGCCAGCACTCCCTTCGGTGCGCTTGCAGCTGCGCCCACAGCTCCCGATTTCCATGCGGATCGCCTGGATTACAACGTCTCGTCAGGGGAGGCCATTGGCTCCGGGAATGCCATGCTGAACTACGACGGCGCCCTCCTGACCGCGAACGAGATACGGTACAATGCCAAGACACAGGTGGCGACGGCGGTGGGTCGGGTGACCCTGACCCGCGGCCCCCAGCGGATGATCGCGGACCGGGTCGAGTACAATATCGCCGACAAGAGCTTCCGGGTTGAAAAGGTGAAGCTCGGTGAGTTCCCGATCTACCTTTCGGCGGACGAGGTGACGGGCGACCAGAACAAGATCGAGGCGAGGGTTGCCGTCGTCTCCTACCATGAGCCGCACCTTCGAGGGCCGACCCTCCGAGCGGATCGGTTGACGTATGTGCCCAACAAGAGCATCGCCGCCGAGCGCGCCCGCGTGGGCATCGGCGACATTCGCTTTCTTCCCGTGCGCCAGTTCGAGCAGGACATCCAGACTCCCCTGCTCTCCTACGCGAGTGGCACCGCGGGCTATCGCAACTCCCTGGGCGCGTATGCCGAACTCGGCCTTCACGCACCGGTGTGGCCGGGATGGGCGGTTGGCGGCGACCTCGGCTTCTACTCGAAGCGCGGCATTCTCGCCGGTCCCTCCGGGCGGTACAAGCTGCGCTCCGACGCCGGACAGGCCGAGGGACGATTCCGCACCGGGTACATCAACGACACGGGTAGCCGCTTTTTGAATACACTGGGCAGCCGGATCGACAACCGGCGCAGTTTCGCAGCCTGGGAGCACAACCAGAGCGTGGGCGAGGAGTTGCAGGTGTTCGCCAACCTGAACTACTGGAGCGATTCGGAAATCACCCGCGACTTTCGTCCCAGTGAATTCTACCCGATTCAGCAGCCCGACAGCTTTATCGAGGCCGACTACCGCGTCGGGAACGGCATCTGGTCGCTCTTTGCACGCCCGCAGCCGAATCGTTTTTTCCGCGTGCAGCAGCGGGTGCCCGAGCTGAGGTTTGACTACCTGCCCGCTCCCCTCCCCCACGGTCTTTATCACCGCGGCTCCGCCAGCATTGCCCGCCTCCACCAGAGCGCGTTCCAAGACGAACCGGAGCGCCACAGCACGCGCTTCGACGCCTACTACGGCCTCGACCGCCCGTTCACGCCGCGGCCCTGGTTCACGTTCAACCCGGTGGCAGGCGCCCGCGTCACCCACTACACCGACCTGCAGGGGGCGGCGGTGAAACGGTCCGACTACACGCGCACACTCGGAGAGATTGGGTTCGATGCGGAACTTCGGGCGAGCGGCATCTCGCGCTATCGCAACGAAGCCTGGCACATCGAGGGCGTGCGTCACCTGATCACGCCCCGGCTGAGCTACCGCTACATCCCGGAGGCAGACCGCGGCCAACAGTACCTCCCGTCCATCGACGACGAGGTCTTCCTCACCTACCTGGCCCCGCTCGGCTTGGGTGACACGCGCACGCTCGACCGCATGCACGCGACCAACACCGTGCGCCTTGGCCTCGACAACGTCTGGCAGACACGGGACAAGGACTATGGGTCGCGCAACCTGCTCGCGCTCAACCTCGCTGCCGACCTGCATCTCGATCGCCTGGGTCGCGAGCGCGATTACTCGGACATCCACGCGGAGCTGGCACTGACGCCTGCACCCTGGCTCGCATTTTCGCTGTACCAACGGTTTGACCCGGAGGCCTCAAGCCTGCGCGAGTTGAACACCGGCGTGACGGTGCACGATGGCAACAAGTGGCGCGTACGCATTTCGTCCCACTACCTGCAGGGCCAGATCGAGGAGTATGTCGCCGAGGGCGATTATCGACTCAACGAAGTCTGGCGCGTCGGCACGCGCCTGCATTATGACGCGCGCCTCGACCGTTTCGTCGAAGAGAACTTTGGCCTGAGCCAAAACATCGGAAATCTCTGGTTCGTGCGCTACGGCGTGAGCGTGTACAACGGGTCGAAGCGCGAGAGCCGCGTGGGCTTCACGCTCAGCGTTGAACTCGCGTCGTTCTGA
- the trxA gene encoding thioredoxin, whose protein sequence is MSEKIANLTNDTFKTTISGATTPVLVDFWAPWCGPCKAIAPILEELATELDGRVKIAKVNVDEADGIAGQYGIRAIPTMLLFKNGQVVETIVGLKPKAAIKELLVAKV, encoded by the coding sequence ATGTCCGAAAAAATCGCGAATCTCACGAATGATACGTTCAAGACGACGATCTCCGGCGCCACGACCCCGGTGCTCGTAGATTTCTGGGCCCCCTGGTGCGGGCCCTGCAAGGCCATCGCCCCCATCCTCGAAGAACTGGCAACGGAGCTCGACGGCCGCGTGAAGATCGCAAAGGTCAACGTTGACGAGGCGGACGGCATCGCCGGCCAATATGGCATTCGCGCGATCCCCACGATGCTGCTCTTCAAGAACGGCCAGGTGGTCGAGACGATCGTCGGCCTCAAGCCGAAGGCCGCCATCAAGGAACTGCTCGTCGCGAAGGTCTGA
- a CDS encoding segregation/condensation protein A produces the protein MVPDSDYRIKLPVFEGPLDLLLFLIRKNEVDIYDIPIESVTRQYLIVLRSMQQLDLDVAGEFFVMAATLMEIKSRMLLPKGMHATDPNADDDDAMDPRWELVHQLLQYKKFKEAARTLDDLALFQINKLPRLVKEEALGEDERPLKGVDRIELWNVFNIVLRRLAEKLVVGEIQDEQVTVSDQMEVILRKIESDPEFTFTSLFTGPVTVRALYSTFLAVLELTRLKKLRLKQDEAFADIHITAVDENALESAPAPATLTT, from the coding sequence GTGGTCCCCGACTCCGATTACCGTATCAAGCTGCCCGTCTTCGAGGGCCCGCTCGACCTCCTCCTGTTTTTGATCCGCAAAAACGAGGTGGATATCTACGATATCCCGATTGAATCGGTAACCAGGCAGTACCTGATCGTGCTGCGCTCGATGCAGCAGCTCGACCTCGATGTCGCCGGGGAGTTCTTCGTCATGGCCGCGACGCTCATGGAGATTAAAAGCCGCATGCTCCTGCCAAAGGGCATGCACGCGACCGACCCGAACGCTGACGACGATGATGCGATGGATCCCCGCTGGGAACTTGTTCACCAACTGCTCCAATACAAGAAGTTCAAGGAAGCGGCGCGCACCCTCGACGATCTGGCGCTCTTCCAGATCAACAAGCTTCCACGCCTCGTGAAGGAGGAGGCGCTGGGGGAGGACGAGCGCCCCCTCAAGGGTGTCGACCGCATCGAGCTCTGGAACGTGTTCAACATTGTCCTGCGCCGCCTCGCCGAAAAACTGGTGGTGGGGGAAATCCAGGACGAGCAGGTGACCGTGTCCGACCAGATGGAGGTGATCCTGCGCAAGATCGAATCCGACCCTGAGTTTACCTTCACAAGTCTCTTTACAGGACCAGTCACCGTCCGGGCGCTTTACTCCACGTTTCTCGCGGTCCTTGAATTGACCCGGCTGAAGAAGCTTCGCCTGAAACAGGACGAAGCCTTCGCGGACATTCACATCACGGCCGTCGATGAGAACGCGCTTGAAAGCGCCCCGGCTCCAGCCACCTTGACCACGTGA
- the lpxI gene encoding UDP-2,3-diacylglucosamine diphosphatase LpxI (LpxI, functionally equivalent to LpxH, replaces it in LPS biosynthesis in a minority of bacteria.), which translates to MSSPLSAFLPADFDPSRPVALIAGQGLYPVRVAEAIRKAGVPLRLIAFEEETRDDLYHSFTDEHRRRIVVGQLGKMLKSLEQLGAGYALMAGQITPKRLFRGLQPDLKAARILFSLKRRNAETIFGAIAEEIEALGIRMLDARSFLDSELASPGLMTRRRFPIEDEHLEHGVTIAKESARLDIGQGAVVRKGTVLAVEAFEGTDEMLRRAGTFKTDGTLFVKTVKKNQDYRFDVPVFGMRTLETMHEAGIEAAALEAGKVIMLDKARVLEQADQWKIAIRGFADVG; encoded by the coding sequence TTGAGCTCGCCGCTGTCCGCGTTTCTTCCGGCCGATTTTGATCCCAGCCGCCCTGTCGCGCTTATCGCGGGACAGGGCCTTTACCCCGTCCGTGTCGCGGAGGCGATTCGGAAGGCGGGTGTTCCCCTCCGACTCATTGCCTTTGAGGAGGAAACCCGCGACGACCTGTACCACTCGTTCACCGACGAGCACCGGCGCCGCATTGTGGTGGGTCAACTGGGCAAGATGCTCAAGAGCCTCGAACAACTGGGCGCCGGCTATGCGCTCATGGCCGGGCAGATCACGCCCAAACGACTGTTTCGGGGCCTACAGCCCGATCTCAAGGCGGCCCGGATTCTCTTTTCGCTCAAGCGGCGCAACGCCGAGACCATCTTTGGCGCGATTGCCGAAGAGATCGAGGCGCTTGGCATTCGCATGCTCGATGCGCGCAGCTTCCTGGATTCCGAACTCGCCTCGCCGGGCCTGATGACGCGCCGCCGGTTTCCCATCGAGGACGAACACCTGGAACACGGCGTGACGATCGCCAAGGAGAGCGCGCGACTCGACATCGGACAGGGCGCGGTGGTTCGCAAGGGGACCGTGCTGGCTGTCGAAGCCTTCGAAGGCACCGATGAAATGCTACGCCGAGCAGGCACCTTCAAGACCGACGGCACACTGTTTGTGAAGACAGTGAAGAAGAACCAGGATTATCGCTTCGACGTGCCGGTGTTTGGCATGCGCACGCTGGAGACCATGCACGAGGCAGGCATCGAGGCAGCCGCTCTGGAAGCGGGAAAGGTCATCATGCTCGACAAGGCTCGTGTGCTTGAGCAGGCGGACCAGTGGAAGATTGCAATTCGTGGGTTTGCGGATGTGGGGTAA
- a CDS encoding bifunctional nuclease family protein produces MSFPGTAYTLMAMSKDAVEVQIKGVMPTANGCAVFLGNDEKTFVIYVDSSVGNAIRMTIDGVKKDRPLTHDLIGHILLGLGARLDYIVINDVNEGTFFARILLRMENEIGRKIMEVDARPSDSMVLALQQKRPIFVSRKVFETVEDMSEILERVLKQQSEEAEQDDAEDDPEDENK; encoded by the coding sequence TTGTCCTTCCCCGGAACCGCCTACACGCTAATGGCCATGTCGAAGGATGCAGTCGAAGTTCAGATCAAGGGGGTCATGCCGACCGCCAACGGCTGTGCCGTATTCCTCGGAAACGACGAGAAGACGTTCGTGATCTACGTCGACAGCTCTGTCGGCAACGCGATCCGGATGACCATCGACGGCGTGAAGAAAGACCGCCCGCTCACGCACGACCTGATCGGCCACATCCTGCTGGGACTGGGCGCGCGGCTGGACTACATCGTGATCAATGATGTGAATGAAGGCACGTTCTTTGCCCGCATTTTGCTACGCATGGAAAACGAGATTGGCCGCAAGATCATGGAGGTTGACGCACGGCCCAGCGACTCGATGGTCCTCGCCCTCCAGCAGAAACGCCCGATTTTTGTGTCCCGCAAGGTCTTCGAAACGGTCGAGGACATGTCGGAGATCCTCGAGCGCGTCCTCAAGCAGCAATCCGAGGAGGCGGAGCAGGACGACGCAGAGGACGATCCCGAGGATGAAAACAAGTGA
- a CDS encoding carboxypeptidase regulatory-like domain-containing protein, with translation MSSSSQARKVAVEIQAAGETRAWVEVGSRTVYHYWNLLNPHYRGVLLPPQRKTDGQSVAWTWAQPSDAQQAGPEEIKALRRRLSESHRHFVDAVSEGLTGAPISGEDAEELRARMGRIVAHLVSLPEREVLGYIGSTQQGFQFHSWGAPIPGKETYPDDQVLSIRGRVRQGEAPVPGAQVSLEDGDGRAVDETRADSSGSYGFYKLKAGVYRVKASSPRTSFAPEGIPVELGSAPVDDADLVAEEPAEKVDVGELATTGQRTTGKANQAESRSRGGRGLVLALLAILIAGVGGWYLFGNRSESPAGKREKSVTAFSGGTSKAEEPGSEAGTEDEAAVTSTGGGGGGSDTWSSPRKGSLGGTSPRSQLEEFDSSKRVAAPKAGAPGRGPAHQNAPEAGLPGDPEGQPTGDGGLPGGDASGVPAENGEVQKTGGAAGTRPKATPATKAKAPGAKQPRPAEEAGEEEANFVTVHSDGPRAPAREGAKRAARTQSQEGASTRPVARGNGATRPETSEAANGADENSPEDPTLEPSDSVGSEASAASRTSRSQASKGAVRGPAHAAARRTEPAAEEHAPEESKDAQTSTPLPDSASGEERWLLTQVFSLRTWEPELEREQIVPTQPVPAGEPDEAATLHDARWESALADRPPYFKPAQIRSGLALVVRDPASRGPFTWESSFSRPDVIAHASGARAELSWTGGAPTATARHVLRDASGAEWVRMRTTATGEFSIERREGVDAALWVTLAAGAGKEGRLRWVIDGSLRLPDGWTEDRREGVARLEAPLEMLDPSLRGSIHILDTATGWAMGGQWSLRPRPSL, from the coding sequence GTGAGCAGTTCCTCCCAGGCGCGCAAAGTCGCGGTTGAAATCCAGGCGGCAGGCGAGACCCGCGCCTGGGTCGAGGTGGGAAGTCGGACCGTTTACCACTACTGGAACTTGCTAAACCCGCATTACCGCGGCGTGCTGCTCCCTCCCCAGAGGAAGACGGACGGGCAAAGCGTTGCATGGACCTGGGCACAACCGAGCGACGCCCAGCAGGCAGGCCCGGAGGAGATTAAAGCACTCCGCCGCCGACTCTCGGAATCGCATCGGCATTTCGTCGACGCCGTGAGTGAAGGACTGACGGGCGCGCCGATCAGCGGCGAGGACGCCGAGGAACTGCGTGCTCGCATGGGAAGGATCGTGGCACACCTCGTCTCGTTGCCCGAGCGGGAGGTGCTCGGCTACATCGGATCGACGCAGCAGGGATTCCAATTCCATAGCTGGGGCGCTCCTATCCCTGGCAAGGAAACGTACCCCGATGACCAAGTGCTTTCCATCCGAGGGCGCGTCCGCCAGGGCGAGGCTCCCGTGCCGGGGGCACAGGTATCGCTCGAGGACGGCGATGGCAGGGCGGTCGACGAGACCCGTGCGGACTCATCGGGCTCCTACGGGTTCTACAAGTTGAAGGCGGGCGTTTATCGGGTGAAGGCCAGTTCGCCTCGCACCTCGTTCGCGCCGGAAGGCATCCCCGTTGAGCTGGGCTCTGCGCCGGTGGATGATGCTGACCTGGTGGCCGAGGAACCCGCGGAAAAGGTGGACGTGGGGGAACTGGCGACGACTGGCCAGCGCACCACGGGCAAAGCCAATCAGGCGGAATCGCGCTCACGTGGTGGACGCGGCCTGGTCCTGGCACTCCTCGCCATTTTGATCGCCGGAGTCGGAGGGTGGTACCTCTTTGGAAACCGGAGTGAGTCACCTGCCGGCAAGCGGGAGAAGAGCGTCACCGCGTTCTCCGGCGGCACGTCGAAAGCAGAGGAGCCTGGCTCGGAGGCTGGCACCGAAGATGAAGCAGCGGTCACATCAACGGGTGGGGGAGGAGGGGGCAGCGACACCTGGTCGTCACCGCGCAAAGGGTCGCTTGGGGGAACTTCCCCGCGGTCTCAATTGGAAGAGTTCGACAGCTCCAAGCGTGTTGCCGCGCCTAAAGCCGGCGCACCGGGTCGCGGGCCGGCTCACCAGAATGCCCCCGAGGCGGGCCTGCCAGGGGACCCCGAGGGTCAGCCGACAGGTGACGGTGGTTTGCCGGGCGGTGATGCCTCCGGCGTTCCCGCCGAGAATGGCGAGGTCCAGAAGACAGGAGGCGCCGCCGGTACGCGCCCAAAGGCGACCCCGGCCACAAAAGCAAAAGCACCAGGCGCAAAACAACCCCGGCCGGCCGAAGAGGCAGGTGAGGAGGAAGCCAATTTCGTCACGGTCCATTCGGACGGGCCGCGCGCTCCAGCACGGGAAGGGGCAAAGCGCGCCGCGCGCACCCAGTCGCAGGAAGGTGCGAGCACGCGCCCGGTGGCGCGCGGCAACGGGGCAACGCGACCTGAAACTTCGGAGGCAGCAAACGGCGCCGACGAAAATTCCCCGGAGGATCCCACCTTGGAACCGTCGGACAGCGTGGGTTCCGAAGCAAGTGCGGCAAGCCGGACGTCGCGTTCGCAGGCATCCAAGGGAGCAGTTCGCGGACCCGCCCACGCGGCCGCCCGGCGCACGGAGCCCGCTGCCGAGGAACATGCCCCGGAAGAATCCAAAGATGCGCAGACATCCACCCCGCTGCCAGATTCGGCTTCAGGTGAGGAGCGCTGGTTGCTCACCCAAGTGTTTTCCTTGCGGACCTGGGAGCCAGAGCTCGAACGGGAACAGATTGTGCCCACCCAGCCCGTGCCCGCGGGCGAACCCGACGAGGCTGCGACGTTGCATGACGCCAGGTGGGAGTCGGCGCTCGCCGATAGACCGCCCTACTTTAAGCCCGCGCAGATCCGCAGCGGCCTGGCGCTCGTCGTAAGGGACCCGGCATCAAGAGGGCCGTTCACCTGGGAGTCCTCCTTCTCGAGGCCCGATGTGATCGCTCATGCGTCGGGAGCCAGGGCCGAGCTGTCGTGGACTGGTGGCGCTCCCACGGCGACTGCCCGGCATGTCCTGCGCGATGCCTCCGGCGCGGAGTGGGTGAGGATGCGCACCACCGCAACGGGTGAGTTTTCAATCGAGCGCCGCGAAGGCGTCGACGCGGCGCTCTGGGTGACGCTGGCGGCCGGGGCCGGGAAAGAGGGCCGGCTGCGCTGGGTGATCGACGGCTCGCTGCGGCTTCCGGATGGCTGGACCGAGGACCGCAGGGAAGGCGTCGCCAGGCTGGAGGCGCCCCTCGAGATGCTGGATCCCTCGCTTCGAGGAAGTATCCATATATTGGATACAGCTACCGGCTGGGCCATGGGCGGGCAGTGGAGCCTGCGCCCCCGGCCTAGCCTGTGA